AAGAAGTAGGCGTAGTTATGGATCAAAGAGATTGGCAGTCGAGcagctctaataccatgttagaGGCACTGCAAGTCTGAATTCCAAAACTAATATTTCTAAGCAGTGACAATGTATATTTATACACTTTACAAGGCAATCAAAACCGTTTCAAGAGTATCAAATAATGGAAAAATAAcagaattataaaaatattctagaACAAACTGTGACTTGggtaaaagaaaagataatgtACTCATAGTTGGAACTCAGTCGGCTTGCAAGTGCATGCAGTTGCTGCGACGTTGATTCTGCGAAGACAGACAGAGAACCGTCTTTTCTTGGGATTTCCTTCGGCTCAAGAAGTTTGGATGCATTACTCAGATATTTTTGGTGTTCATGTTGCGGCATTATCCTCTCACTCATGGAAGAGTAAATGCGCCTTTGGTGGTCTCTTTTCTCAGGCAATTCCCAGCATTATCTTATAGCACAAATCCTCCCTCCTTCGATTTTTGTAGTTAATTggtttacaataaaattatccccaaaataaatagcaaatagtAAAAcatcttttattaaaattaaaacgaCAAAAATATGAACTTGCAGGGCATAATCGGAGTAACttttttatgattattataCGTAAGattattgaaaaacaaaattattatgcAAAGAAAGAACTTCCATGCAAAACATTAAAGCAAAGAACATATATGATCTTTAAGAATATGTATGTTACAAAACTCCCAAGAGATGAATTCCTTTACATTCAAGCAGAGAACTTAATGAGTCCTTATCCATATATTGTTATGCTTTGACAAAGAACAACAGATATAAATCACGGTaagagaaaggggaaaaaaataaaaaaatcaaagataaGTGGAAGTGAAGAAGAATTAGAGGAGATTACTTTGAAAACAGCTGCCTACGCCTACCTGGCTTGGCTCGCATACTAGCTGCCTCACCAATCACAATCTCATCAACTAAGTCCTTAAAAATCAGTCTCTCAACATCTAGCACTATGCCTGAGATTTCACCCTGCAGGAAACCAGTCCAACTCCCCGACCGATGCATCACATCTTCCCACAAGATACTTTTCAATCCATCCTCCTCATCCTCCAAGCTGCACACCAACTTCTTGGCTTGAAACTGTTCTACCTCAATGCACAATTCTTTAAGAAGCTTTTGTGCACTGAAGGTCTTCCTTGCCAGTTTTTCAGGCTTCAGCCATGGCTCAGGACAAACGCCAGTGAAAAATAACTTTGTAACAAGAAGCTCATTAACTGCATCAAATATAAGTTTACGTTGGAATTTCTCCCAGTCTGTCTTTGAATTGGCAGACATTCCTGGGCTTCTATCTTCTTTTAAAAGCAAACTGCTTGCCTTGGTTTGCTCCAAAACAAAGAATAACTCAGGGTTAATAGGGTAGCCTGATGGGTGCAGCTGAAATGTTGTTAGCTCAGAGCTAAGGTCAATGAGTAGAAGACCTGAAGCTAACAATATTTCAGATATGTATCTGTGGTCAGGATTTGAATTCTCGCAGAGTGATGCTATGTAATCTGTTCTGCCTTCATCATGATTTGAGTTCAGCCGCCTAAGTTTCTGAACTAAGTGTTCAATGTTCTGTAACTTCTTGCGATTGATCTCTGAGGTAAGACCAGACTCCATGCCATTAGATAAGAGGTTATCTGTAGGGTTCCATTGATCTACAACGTGGCTGTCATTATAATCTTGAGAACCACCACCTGTTGCATGAATGTATATTGGAATGAGATATGCCTTTCTATCTACTAAACAACTAACTATGGGAGAACAATTAAGGGAAAATATACTTTCCACCCTACATCTATAAAGTGATCTCTATTTTGCATCTCAAACTACAAAAACTGACATATTACAcccaaacaaaaatttaaaaaaatacaaatagaaatagaaactttctcccattctgACCTTTATTATGGAAGGAAAATATGTCAAAATAGATGATATTTGATCCAATGCACTGATCAAAATTGGATAAGGGTGCTGTTTGACAATTTTTGGTAGTTGGAGAATGCAATGTCACTTTTGGAGGTTTACCCTTGTTAATAGGAGGCTGAAAAAGTGGACACGTAGCAGGTATGTAAAAGCAAGTTTCATTCCAGATCAGACTTGGATATACAATCGAGCTAGTAGTCCTCATATAATACCCAAccttttaaaatcacaattcaTCTAGCCCATTTAGAATTTAGACACAATATTCATAGGccataaaaatggaaaaatattcCTGTCACTGcaagtaactctctctctctctctctctctctctctctctctctccaccccTTCTTCACATGTCTATTTGCGTGAAGAGAGGAAACTGGTGTTACTGAAAAGTAGCCGGAAAAATGAATGAGAACAATGACATCAATGTAGACTATGATTATATCAACTCACCTTTTCTCCTgttctttataaatatttcattgcCCCTATGCATTATCCTCTTCCCTATTTTTTCCTCTCACATTAAAAAACAATGTTCACTAAAAATATGCATAAAATCTCACTCCTATACATGCCTGCTTCTCATCCTTTAGTTTTTCGCAGATTTCCCATTTTTGTTTACTGAAGCACAAGACAAAGTCTAAACAGGACTAACTAGCCCAAACCTGTAAAATGTATTTTCATATGTGCTCCGCAGACATAACCTCAGGTCAAATAGCCAAACTTCATAAGTTGGTCCAACTAAACATGAACTCGTTGGGCAAAAACTGCATTTTGTTGTTAAGACTTGAACTGAATCATTTAGAATAATACCTCCACCTGTACCtcgttttttgtttctttccaaCAGGGCAGTCTTATATATACCATAACTCATTTTCCAAATTCCCAAACAGTCCCTTTGGAATGAGATCATAATTGATATTgctattttttacattttatgtaatattttccAATAATGTGATGTTTCTTAAGAAGGGAAAATAGAGGAAAGAGACGTGTTCTAACACATCATCACAGGCAGCGTGGGAGAATTAGTCATTAGATCACCCAATACTCAATATCTAATCAGCTTAGTTGGGCCAGATCCTAGTAAAGTTTTTTGCGGAAGAAATTCAATAGCAAAAATTAAGTTGTTGGGTGACAGAAACTTTCACCTTTGAGGGAATTTGGCGTCTGCTTTACAGGAGATGGTGCATCATCTCTATATACTGAGCCATCAAGCACAGAGACAGGACTGGGATGTTCTGGGGCAACAGTAGCAAGTTCTGCCAATGATTCATCTTCATCCAACCTAGGAGTGGGTTCCTGATCAAGTAAAACAATACATGTAATTCatccaaagaaagaaagaaaaaattacatgTGAACTAAATCTTCCGAATACTTTAGCAGGAAAGAAGATCCAAAGCACTAACTTTTTGCATTGAGCAAGAAGCAGAGTAATTGACAGCCTTCATAGATGGACTCTGGCTGCCATTGACCTCAATAGATTGTGCAGTACCCGTGACTTCAATGTTAATCTTTGAGTCCAAGATGGTATTACTGTCCGATTGCACAGACATGTCATCTCCTTGGCAACTCAGACTTCTTGATTCATAACTCAGCTCACTAAATTGGTCATCACTTAGCTGTGAGTTAGAAGATTGTGGTCTGACTTTTACACCTGAGGAACCTGAGTCTTTTCGTTGTCGGTTGGATTGCCTTCTGGGTTTATTTGACTCAGATGGAGGGGTAGGTGGACGAGATCGCTTCTCCAACTCAAGCTTCTTCTGTTGCAGTCTTGGGCTAACAGATCCAGAGCCCTTTACGGAACTTGTGGTGTTTTCTTTAGAGGAATGTTGAGACCTTGATGAAAATTGTGTTGATCTAATGGTCCTGCCACTAGCTTTCTTATCAGTGGAACTAACAGCAGTGTTCCTGCGACTGCTTTTCAGAGACTGATCTTTAGCTGTTTGGCTATTAATTGAACCCTTTTTAGCATCTGCAAATCCATAACCCTGCATTCTGTGCAGATCAGAAATATCATCAATTGGAATTACTGAGGAGGCAGGAATACCAGATCTTTCATCAAGCTTAGCCGGTTTCATGATCACAATGGGGGAACCAAAAGTCCTCGAAGAATTAGAACCCCTACTGGGAGAAGCAATAACATGGTTTCTCTGTGGGATTTGGTGGCTGtgtgattttgaattttgatttgaaCTTGTGTATTTTGGTTCAGAGACTCCATGAACTCCAAACTCTGAAGCTTGTTCTTCGTTTCCGGTCTCTAATAACCCCTTTGCCTGCATTGCTTCCAGTATCTGTTTAAGGGCTCTAAAATTCTTCCCAGATTGTTTAAATTCAGGATCTTTCAACCTCTTCTCAATCTCACCACAGACAGAATTGAAGGAGTTCGGTGCCCTTGGTGGAACTTTTGCAGACCTGAAAACTTGTTTCTGTGAAACTCTATTTCCATCCAGTTGCTTCCATGGAGCTGGTTCAATTGGAAATCTTGAACTTGAAATGGGTTTCATGTAGAAATCAGGATTCTTCCAGCGTGGGGATGTTGGGTCCTTTGATGATTTTCTGGGGGATTTAGAAACTCTGTTAGCCCTGTTTAGATCCTTTGTTTTTAAAGACCTTGAGAAAGGATCACTATCTTCAACTGCGTGGGATTTGATCACATCCAAATGGCCATCACTATCCAACGCAGAATCAGGCAAGGATTCCAAACCCATTAACTTTGCCACAACACTAGGAGGCCGCTTCTGAGTTCCCGATGATTGGGGTATATTAAGGGCTTTGTCCTCTAAGTTGCCACCATTAGGGAAGTTTTTTAGGCGATTAAGTTTTGAATCAGAGTTGGAACTCTGCCATGAACTTTCCTTACCGTCCAGTGAAAGTCTGGGCAGCTCTTTAAGCTTTAATGTGGATTTGAGGGTTTCTCGTGATTCAAAGGATAAACGATTTATCTCTCTCCCATCATAAGAAAACCTGGGAGCATCCCTTGAAATCGAATGCCATGGCCCATCTTTCGCTTCATATGTTGATGTTGGAGGTTCATTTGCTTCATTGTAATACCAAGGAGTTTCTTGAAGTTTAGCAAGAACTTTAAGAGACTCCTTCAGATCATCAGGTGTTCTTTTCTTTATGTTAACCCCAACTCCATGAGATCCATCCACAGACTTGGACAGCTGTAAAGGCCTTGGGGAATCTCTATGCTTTCTGGCATGATTTACTAGTTCCTCATTTGTTGAAGTTCTAATTGATAGTCCTCTAGCTTCCCTATACATGGAGTCCTTGATGACATCACGAAGATCAAGGGACTGCCGCCCTACATATGGAGAGGTACTTGTCTGATTCATCACTGGGTCTCTCAATGGAGTTTCAGGCAAACTTACTCGATCAGATGAGGTTTCTGGCTGAGTTGTTTTGTTGCAGTCCAGAGAGGACAAGTTAGATGAACAAGAGGATGAGAAAGAGGCTCTCGAAGATTCTGTTGAAATTCTTTGTTTCTCATGCACATTCTTATTTAAACTTATTTCCTGTGAGCACAAGTTGAGAATATTCATCCAAATAAATTATAGCTCCATGCAGAACACAGGTGAAATGACGAAGAATGTGCACatttaagaaataatatatttgtttGTTTAGGTCAAAAATATATCTGTTAGGAAATAATTCTGAGGCAAAAAGTGATTTTCTAGTTGGATCAATCACTGAGAAGTAGCGGTAAGAAATATgaacatttaagaaaataaatccaaGAGTTTATTCCATGTGAATCATATTCAACAAATGAACATTAGATAGGTTAGTGCACATTAAATCCACGGATGCATATGGTTGATGAAAAAAGCAAATCCAAGAGTTAATTCCATGTGAATCATATTCAACCAACGAACATTAGATAGTTTAATGCACATTAAATCCACAGAAGCATATGGTTGATGAAAAAGGAATATAGACAGACTAGTGATCTCAAAAAACTAAACATAAAACTTAAAACTTATGAGCAATGGTAAAAATTAAGTGGATCGCGGAGTGGGGTAGCTGGAAAAGAAAAGCTTACAGCTGTTGTCTGTCGATGGTATATGTAATTAGACTCTCTTTCCAGGCTGCTATTGTTGAAGTGGGAATTACCTATTGAAGAAACAATAGAGTTAAATTTACAGGCTGCACTACTGATGGCTTTAAATTTTTAAGCCTGCAAAAGAGCCGTAAAATACATGCTAATTGGATCAAATCAGAGGAAAAAGTTGTACATGCACGACCAGAAGCTGAAAGTATGGGAATATACCATTCTTTAGATCTGATATATCTAATTCCTGGAATAGAAACTGGGAAAAATTACTGTTATAGGTCTTTGGAGTTTGGactaatactatttttaaactAGTACCTATAGCTTAAAAAGTTTCAAACTAATTCCCGGGGTAAGGtgcctatttcaaaaaaattgctCCATCCAAGCTCCATTAGTTTAGTGACAAAATGCTGACATAGTACATAACTGCCACGCCATAACCAATCGGAAGTGTACATATATCAATTGATGCACAGTCagcttttaaaaatttaaaaatgcatAGTCAACatcaagatttaaaattaaaaagtaattttataaaaaaagaaaaaaaggagggGTCACCAAATGGGTTGCCCGATCACCATCCCAAGGACAACCATATCTAAGCTGCCCAAATGGGTGGCCCTTTACAGGCCTCCCACCCCTTGAGTGGTCCAATCTTTGTGAAATAAGCACCTAATCTCAAGGatcagtttaaaattttttaaaccacgattacaagtttgaaaaaaagCTAAACCCCAATAGTAATTTTCCCTAGAAGCTGTGATATGTTTTCGAAGGATAAACACTTGTGAGACATCTATCCGAATTCATTTGTGTACAGCAAGTAAGACCTCGAAACATGACAATTAGCTGGACCAATTGCCAATGGACATGTCGTATGAAATCCTTCATGTCATGCCTTCACACATTCATCATGTACGTTGTGGAATTATGCAAGGGCGCGCACACATACAAGATGGAGAAATTGTCAAGTATGATATTAGGATTGAATATAAAAGgagcaaagaaagaaaaaactaaaatagaAGAACCAATTGTTTCCATATCGGTaatgaatcaaataaaacaGCACAGACACAAGAGCAGCTCCAGATATACTCGCGCAACCAATGAAAAGTATTAGACACTGATAAGTTAAAGCAATCTCCCCCTTTGAAACAACGAACAgtagtaataattaaataatatcaaGGTCAAAGAATACCTGGAGGAAG
This Carya illinoinensis cultivar Pawnee chromosome 11, C.illinoinensisPawnee_v1, whole genome shotgun sequence DNA region includes the following protein-coding sequences:
- the LOC122281048 gene encoding protein LONGIFOLIA 1, producing the protein MAAKLLHSLADDNPDLQKQIGCMTGIFQIFDRPNVITGRRISHKRLPPGNSHFNNSSLERESNYIYHRQTTAEISLNKNVHEKQRISTESSRASFSSSCSSNLSSLDCNKTTQPETSSDRVSLPETPLRDPVMNQTSTSPYVGRQSLDLRDVIKDSMYREARGLSIRTSTNEELVNHARKHRDSPRPLQLSKSVDGSHGVGVNIKKRTPDDLKESLKVLAKLQETPWYYNEANEPPTSTYEAKDGPWHSISRDAPRFSYDGREINRLSFESRETLKSTLKLKELPRLSLDGKESSWQSSNSDSKLNRLKNFPNGGNLEDKALNIPQSSGTQKRPPSVVAKLMGLESLPDSALDSDGHLDVIKSHAVEDSDPFSRSLKTKDLNRANRVSKSPRKSSKDPTSPRWKNPDFYMKPISSSRFPIEPAPWKQLDGNRVSQKQVFRSAKVPPRAPNSFNSVCGEIEKRLKDPEFKQSGKNFRALKQILEAMQAKGLLETGNEEQASEFGVHGVSEPKYTSSNQNSKSHSHQIPQRNHVIASPSRGSNSSRTFGSPIVIMKPAKLDERSGIPASSVIPIDDISDLHRMQGYGFADAKKGSINSQTAKDQSLKSSRRNTAVSSTDKKASGRTIRSTQFSSRSQHSSKENTTSSVKGSGSVSPRLQQKKLELEKRSRPPTPPSESNKPRRQSNRQRKDSGSSGVKVRPQSSNSQLSDDQFSELSYESRSLSCQGDDMSVQSDSNTILDSKINIEVTGTAQSIEVNGSQSPSMKAVNYSASCSMQKEPTPRLDEDESLAELATVAPEHPSPVSVLDGSVYRDDAPSPVKQTPNSLKGGGSQDYNDSHVVDQWNPTDNLLSNGMESGLTSEINRKKLQNIEHLVQKLRRLNSNHDEGRTDYIASLCENSNPDHRYISEILLASGLLLIDLSSELTTFQLHPSGYPINPELFFVLEQTKASSLLLKEDRSPGMSANSKTDWEKFQRKLIFDAVNELLVTKLFFTGVCPEPWLKPEKLARKTFSAQKLLKELCIEVEQFQAKKLVCSLEDEEDGLKSILWEDVMHRSGSWTGFLQGEISGIVLDVERLIFKDLVDEIVIGEAASMRAKPGRRRQLFSK